In Betaproteobacteria bacterium, a genomic segment contains:
- a CDS encoding glutathione S-transferase N-terminal domain-containing protein yields the protein MKLVASKTSPYARKIRVLLAEKQLAYDFIEEGARNAGTTVPRYNPLNKIPVLVTDDDVCLYDSSVIAEYLDPLGAPSFIPPFGIDRACVRRDEALGNGIADAGIAIFLERKRETARQDAAWIARQRSKVDAGIAALANELGGKAFLRGDALSLGDVSCACALLWLEFRLPEIAWRTQYAALERWIERLEARPSFAKTRPPA from the coding sequence ATGAAGCTCGTCGCATCGAAGACCAGTCCCTATGCCCGGAAGATCCGGGTGCTTCTCGCGGAAAAGCAGCTCGCCTACGACTTCATCGAGGAAGGCGCGCGGAACGCCGGCACGACCGTCCCCCGGTACAACCCCCTCAACAAGATTCCTGTGCTCGTGACGGACGACGACGTCTGCCTCTACGACTCGAGCGTGATCGCGGAGTATCTCGACCCGCTGGGCGCCCCGTCGTTCATCCCGCCCTTCGGCATCGACCGTGCATGCGTGCGGCGCGACGAGGCGCTCGGCAACGGGATCGCGGACGCCGGAATCGCGATCTTCCTGGAACGCAAGCGCGAGACTGCCCGGCAGGACGCGGCCTGGATTGCCCGCCAGCGCAGCAAAGTGGATGCGGGCATCGCGGCACTGGCGAACGAGCTGGGCGGCAAGGCCTTCCTGCGCGGCGATGCGCTGTCGCTGGGCGACGTGTCCTGCGCCTGCGCGCTCCTGTGGCTGGAGTTCCGCTTGCCGGAGATCGCCTGGCGCACGCAATACGCCGCGCTGGAGCGGTGGATCGAAAGGCTCGAAGCCCGGCCATCCTTCGCGAAGACACGGCCGCCGGCCTGA
- the purB gene encoding adenylosuccinate lyase, producing MSHALTALSPLDGRYASKTRALQEHFSEYALIRLRVRVEIAWLKALASEPAFALLPAFSAATIAELDRVAGSFSLADAERVKAIEATTNHDVKAVEYWLRETFRDNAEVSAAGEFIHFACTSEDINNLAHALMVRGGLDAVLLPAVDAICVRLDELARVHADLAMLSRTHGQPATPTTMGKEMANVAWRLKRVRHAVGAVAMLGKVNGATGNFNAHVVAAPAMDWPGFARGFVTGLGITYNPLTIQIEPHDALAEAFDALARLNTILVDLDRDVWGYISLGYFRQKVKAGEVGSSTMPHKVNPIDFENSEGNLGLANALLRHLAEKLPVSRWQRDLTDSTVLRNMGVAFGYCLLGYEACLRGLGKLEADPARMAADLDGCWDVLAEPVQTVMRAHRIEGSYEKLKDLTRGKGGITREELHRFLRTLPLPEDAKARLLALTPATYIGLAAKLARES from the coding sequence ATGTCCCACGCCCTCACCGCCCTTTCGCCGCTCGACGGGCGCTACGCCTCCAAGACACGCGCCTTGCAGGAGCACTTCAGCGAGTACGCGCTGATCCGCCTGCGCGTGAGGGTGGAGATCGCGTGGCTGAAAGCGCTTGCTTCGGAACCTGCTTTCGCCCTGCTGCCCGCGTTCTCGGCGGCCACGATCGCGGAACTGGACCGGGTCGCGGGGTCGTTTTCCCTCGCCGATGCCGAGCGCGTGAAGGCCATCGAAGCGACCACGAATCACGACGTCAAGGCCGTCGAGTACTGGCTGCGGGAGACGTTCCGGGACAACGCTGAAGTCTCCGCCGCCGGCGAGTTCATCCACTTCGCCTGCACCTCCGAGGACATCAACAACCTGGCGCACGCACTCATGGTGCGCGGCGGGCTGGACGCCGTCCTGCTTCCCGCCGTCGATGCGATCTGCGTGCGGCTCGACGAGCTCGCGCGCGTCCACGCGGATCTTGCGATGCTTTCGCGCACCCACGGGCAGCCGGCCACCCCGACAACCATGGGCAAGGAAATGGCCAATGTGGCGTGGCGGCTGAAACGCGTCCGGCATGCCGTGGGGGCCGTCGCGATGTTGGGCAAGGTGAACGGTGCCACGGGCAACTTCAATGCTCACGTGGTGGCCGCGCCCGCCATGGACTGGCCCGGATTCGCACGGGGTTTCGTGACCGGGCTGGGCATCACCTACAACCCCCTCACGATCCAGATCGAGCCGCACGATGCGCTGGCGGAGGCCTTCGACGCCCTCGCGAGGCTGAACACGATCCTCGTCGATCTCGATCGCGACGTGTGGGGCTACATTTCGCTCGGCTATTTCCGCCAGAAGGTCAAGGCGGGCGAGGTGGGCTCCTCGACGATGCCGCACAAGGTCAACCCGATCGACTTCGAGAACTCCGAGGGCAACCTCGGTCTCGCCAACGCCCTGCTCCGCCACCTGGCCGAAAAGCTTCCGGTGTCGCGCTGGCAGCGCGACCTCACCGATTCGACCGTCCTGCGCAACATGGGCGTGGCGTTCGGCTACTGCCTCCTGGGGTATGAGGCCTGCCTGCGCGGCCTGGGCAAGCTCGAGGCCGACCCCGCGCGGATGGCTGCCGACCTCGACGGGTGCTGGGACGTGCTGGCCGAGCCCGTGCAGACCGTCATGCGCGCCCACCGCATCGAGGGTTCCTACGAGAAGCTGAAGGACCTCACCCGAGGCAAGGGTGGCATCACCCGGGAAGAACTGCACCGCTTCCTGCGCACGCTGCCGCTTCCCGAGGACGCGAAGGCACGCCTCCTCGCCCTCACGCCGGCAACCTACATCGGGCTCGCCGCGAAGCTCGCTCGCGAGAGCTAG